Genomic segment of Deinococcus apachensis DSM 19763:
TTCGCCGCGGCAAGGCCCGCCGCGAGGGTGGCGTCGGCCGCAAGGTGACGGGCATCAGCAAGCGGGTCCAGAAGCCCAACCTCCAGCCCCTGACGGTCACCCGCGGCGGCGTTTCCGTGCGGATGCGCGTCTGCACCAAGTGCCGCAAGAACCTGATCTGAAGCCGGAACAATGGGAGCGCCCCTGTCCTGACCAGATGGGGGCGCCCGCTTTTATATGCTGGCGGGCTTTACGAAGTCCGGCTTTTCGCCCCACGTTCACCCCGTAGGCTGGCGATCAGCAGCAGCAGGGTGCCCACCACC
This window contains:
- the rpmB gene encoding 50S ribosomal protein L28, whose translation is MSRVCEVCGKGPIVVNSVIRRGKARREGGVGRKVTGISKRVQKPNLQPLTVTRGGVSVRMRVCTKCRKNLI